A stretch of DNA from Telopea speciosissima isolate NSW1024214 ecotype Mountain lineage chromosome 5, Tspe_v1, whole genome shotgun sequence:
TCGAGCTACATGccgggaagcaccaaaagggtGAATTATGATATTTAGTCGATTACCTCACAAGATTAATCAAGAGGACCGGTCTGgttgaccttgggaagggatgctggagccgactggttttcttcgacaacttaatgggtgtattgcAGGAAGGGGTTTCAAACCCACACCAAGGAtgcatgtattggggattgtagtagcactaacctgccttagctatattgataggtggctaataaataatctggacttgcacatcatgtaggatcatgtggattgtggttgcatatgtatgcatgatgatatgttttactcatgggctcagtggggctcacactctgttatatatgtttttctattagatgattgtacaggtggatgccactgtggcatggaggctcattacgcgaAGGAGAgtcttggtggttatgaccatatttgTGTGGACTCCGatggaggttgtgccgatggtctgagtgttctcggtgactgCTGAGGattgacccgtgaagggtgctcttgatgctttttatcttggggactcttttatttttgttaggagtttatccccgttcttgtttcttgttttagtttcttcttttctttttggggttgagttatctcgccatgtacatatttatttttattttcgcttatgtatatgtcagatCTTACcattcagtttgtgggttgtatagGGGAAGtgaacaactttacttatgtatatatatcacaatcatttcctgtatcactacgttttctctttttttcatttcaaacatAGTATGTCTGCAACACTCTAattttacttatggtaatgCTATAGATGTGTGTCCGtgagtgtattaactgcttctagatctgtgggattgggcggattgccgttatgcaatttggctcacctacctaatcctcccaggggtggtttggggtgtgacacctgcccttttggtaattttctatgggacccacatttttGTGTCCCAAACACTATAATTAGACTTTGGGACCTTATGGACCCTCACCCTTGCCATTGATTGGCTAGTGGGctatgaaagtgggcccacaaggcctaacttaaagGAATTAATGGGTTTTTATATAACCCAACTcaaaccaaacaggccttagtggacaaataggtcctatggacttagggtgcaccccaaatagaccctaactaactaaatggacctaagggtctatgacttgaaccaaacaagacccTTACCCAAGTCATTTACTTACCTATTCCTGTCGctggctgacatacacccaagtcatgtacttacctattccattagttagaatcatggaatcatgaaagatggcccattatcgcagtgccctctcactatccataccctaacatatctagatagaggtaataTAGATAACTATGTGACAAaagtcctggcaatgtcctgtcgccttatgcggggtcatgccacacactttctacatttatcttcaataggaggccatggacataaCTACcaattaagactagtccatatcatacatgtattatggtcaaagagggattaatcaactctcacatatcatggacagatttaaacaacataattaatcaacattaattaaaagtgattatgggatgacaacatttttatcagaagtaattaaagaaccctcccaataaaaataaaactaataacttgggtgcatcaaacatgccatggatgccacgcctcgatcatctcctccgtccgatcacgtcttcaaagtaggtgatttgcatctccataagctttcagtgccacatgtggatcatcatcaacatgccctgaGAGTcttagctcctctaaaattacaatggaaacctaggaaaaattctatacactttcctttccataataaagaaaccccgcatggagaaaccaacccaccatttgggctgcccatggggtggagtacatttgtttataaaaaataaagggggagagagagaaagagagagaagcatcacatccacccataaccccatgtatcacatacataaacaatccatccattttattagaatgccattcccataatcacatcataacataattttcatgcatgggcattaaagcaagtaaaccaataataacatggatttcttcaattattgaaccaccacatcacatgtgataacatgtatccaaacccataaaattaaaatctcattttaattgcaagtgggtggagggagggatcccttcacccatcttcttcctccaaaaacaaaacaaacatttaaaattttgttttgaaaaaataacctttttttattattaaaaattgGAGGGGATTCAAGAGGAGTGCATGCAGCCCATTAGAGCAGGCCGCAGGCACTCCCGCGCAGCCCATAGGCCcaaggcccacggacagcagcccaAAGCTACAGCCCGCAGGCTATAGCCCATGGACAGCAGCAGCCtgcaggcagcagcccacaggggggatgcgcacaagggcaggggaaaaataaaataaagggggagGGGTTGGGCAGTGGCTTGGTAgtgtgcgctcccccccccccacccccacatgtaatcatgattaaaaattaaaaaaataattaatcacATCCTATTTGGATaccatgtttcaataattggaaagaacaaaataattaccaaatccatcatcacatgggtaagttgttacactaacaaccttataactacccatgtgcatatgggaatgttgttacaacaaccataatataaccacccatgtgccaacttgcatcccactcatgataattatattaactattaattatctaatattcatgtaTGGGAAATGTGGCTCTGATAGCACACTGTAGGTCAAACAAcagtccagggatcaaaccatggttgcctacgaaaatcaattataaaccaattagggtattgcatgccctgggttagcccatggtgtcccatgggtgccccattttaattttaggattttccatGGCTGCCCAtaggaaccctagtgcatccctgttagggtttctccttccctcatgggTCTCATACAATTATGGAACCCAAATGGGAcgaagaaaatcatctctaatccatcataTGGCAAGAGgaatccatcccatactcgaatgcacagcaaaaataaatcaattcgagtttctttcgcatcccataaatattaaataatcaataactaaaggaatcaataaagaattgctaacttggttagcctcaagtgttgctcctccaatagacaatggttcttcctccaataagCGCTCTaagtaaacagatctaaacctccaatgacattaccaaggttcttcaagtcaatcccagatgctctcaaattcttcagtacagatctgggtttctaaaaccctaactctcaattgcagtagagagaaaatagaaaaagaagaagagagatcacaagagggagagagagagagaccaaaacgccggagagagggggccaggctgaAAACGCAGAGCAGTCCCCCTTCTGCATTTTTTTGTCCCTTTTTATAGAtgtagggtttaattaaaaaccctgatgagatttgtttaatccctgtgagagtctgactctctctctctctctctctctcagttagACAGTTCTATTTaacttaaagtgcttcaaaaaggtgaagaagcagaatctaatagggaaagtattaattagttactttatttattatttatggataattacaattagtatcatatccattaattaaataaagaatcaattaaaatagcaaattccaaataactccctatatgataacaaattatcatatataaccccccactaatcaacaccatcattatggaatctagggcatgtacacatgtactgccaaaccccattccatagtgcatgtccatataagagcgtctgtgcatttgatcgggtcccgtaaaactcgataaaacactttgttcaaaataatcatatataatctaacattttatgtaaaatagatttttgcaaaaccatttccaaaatggcactggatccagattctgatccgaccatacacagacagtctcaatcttggtgttcccctaatcgggcagtggtgaccatgttggataactccttcactcacaaagtgctcacgcattcccagaacaccggctttgactcgcttgagtctcagtcattgatgaaccaaagaatgcgatcacactttgcagcgacagggtttcctcaggcaaagggtgtcggtgacacatgtctatcccttcctacatctgaaagtaatacatgagggaatcgacaaagtagattattcgccaatgcacacatcaaacatgtgagcactcgcattcgtaccctgacatcacatgtctaggcatacccaatgcaacgaccatatgataagggtgcccagcccaaaccctagtcgtgactaccattttaagtaaaacttacggacacataatgcacaaaaagtttatatcgcatgtgataatattaaactaaaatgtataaaagttcaatacaaagaagaacTGAGttaaaccggaccgaaccgggtttgatggacatacacttgtccaacaaaatatgcataaaataatgaaaaagagcacaaaagttaaaaaaatatgCTTAAACgatctacattatgccaaaataaATGGACATAATGAAAATATGTACCTGACTGTGAAATTTACAAAAAATGCGACATGGGGGACCACCCGATTCAGCTAGAGATGGACAGACTACCTGCCTCTCTCTTATCGGGCAAAATAATGGATATAAATGGAGTATTTCACAACttagacttcgggcagagtaatgaCATCACTGGGGATGGAAGAGCATATTGCTCGCACTTTGGGCAGCACCATGACGCTATATAGACTGGACACCAACCGGGTTTCCTAGATACCAGCAGGGCTTCTGTGCCTTAGTCACCAATAGGGCCCCTAAGGgccaaaataaacaaaactaaAGCCTAAAAAGAcgaaaaaagtagaaaaatggACAAAACCTCTCTACGGACCAAAAcctcccttttttcttctctccttttcttttcctctttttctttagtCTTTTCAGTATCTCTGAGACTTTTAGTGTATTTTTTCAAGAGGATGGGGGCCTTTTATTTATAGAGGGTCCTCGGAGTTCGGTGGCGCCATCGAGGGTTCGGCGGTACCATTGGTGGTTGGGAGGCACCATTGGAAACTTGATGGTGCCTCCCAACCTCTGTGAGGTGCCGCTGATTGTCTAGTGGTGCCAACAGGTCCTTGGGTTGTGCCACTGGTCCTAGGTCGGttccatttgactctatttggtCTTTAGGTGATCGTTTTATAAAATTGGtcattttttgggtgtttttatAGGTTTTTGGTTGACTTGAGAGAGACGTCATCTATCCATATCCTATTATCATCATCGTGGGATGACAATGTTCAGTGTCTACAATCGACAGGAACTCCcggatgcctaagttagatttaTTCACAACAGATGATTTTTAGAGTAAAAGTAAGAATTGCCCTTTACATGAttcatacctgggtatttataggcctaGAGTGGAGGGCGGTCATGAAGATCCCATGTTGGCAAGTCTTCTAGTTTTGGTAGGAGATTCGATAGTGGAGTCATTTTAGGAAAGTACTTCCTCTTTTGGGAAGAGTCTTTTTTCTAGTTATATTACTATGCTAAATTGCTTACTTGTCATGCAAATAACTAGATTTGCTGAGCTGACAATCCGAAGATCTCAGTTTGGGATCATTGGAGGTTACGTCGGTGGTCAAGTCGGCCTGATGCTTCCTCGAACCTAAGAGTTCTGAGGACGACCCGTGAGGTCGGCCTGGTGCATTGGTCAAACTTATGTTTGATGTTACGAGTGATTCCGCTGGCCGATCTTGGGGGCTCTGCCTCAGTGAATCCTAGGGGACGAGCTCTTTAACCAACTAGATGGGTCGACTCATGTTGTTCCATGATTGATAGTGATCGAGTTTGACTCCTTGCCCATGTCCGTCCTATGACAAATTGTGCTTAGATGTATGGGTTGGTCCATGACTATATGTTCTTTCTTCGAACTTAGAGGCACTCTGTTGGGTGCTCACAGTTCGCTAGTGGGGCAGTCTGGGCTCACATCCGTCTTTTGCTGCCATGTGCCTCTATGTGATTGGCGAGTAATATTTTGGCTCATCAGGATACTTGTCCACATCAATTTGGTTAGTTTTCAGCCGCAGCAGATCCCATTTCTAATTTCGGGATAAAAATTGATGAATGCTAtcccattttaaaaaaaaaaaatgctacaaATCTTTGGTCCTACATGAAGCCTTCATGATGAAGgcaattttcttcttttgttcatCATGAAGGTGCGCGTTAGGGATGTGCCTTTCGCATTGGAGCATGAATCATGAAGAAGCTATTTAGCTTTAGTTTATGAAGAAGTTCTTCCCCTCCAAAAAGAAAACTTGTAAAGAAAGCTCAAGGAACGTcatcatttaaaaaaacaaaaaaaaaagaaaaaacaaacaaactgaCGAGGAATGTTAGTGTTATTATCAATAATATAAAGGGTGCTTTTTGTAATTTTGGACCAACAAGGCCCGTTTTCAGTTTTCTGTTTCAGGGGTGGTGTCTGACAATATTCACCCGCTGCACACTGTACGTCCCTCTGTTCTCATTGGGTTTCGTGCATTTTCCCTTCGAAAATCCAAAACGAGAAAGGAGACACTGACAGGGAGAGATTAAAAATTATGATTAACAAAACAAAAGCTATGATTTTCGTGGAGAAAATCAAACTTAATCAATGCCTCGTTCTTATTTTGGGAACTTCGAATTTATTGTCGGTCACAGGTGCTCTGCACCATCCTTTCTATAGGATTCTTCAATCGGATTCCCTGGATTTTGCGATTATAGAGTTGCGGATAGCTCTAGGGTTCTTTGTATTTTCAATCACTCTGTCTGTGCTTCCAACTACCAAagctttgcctcgatttattgCTGTTCCTGAAAACAGAGATCCTTGTCGTAAAAGCAAATGAACCTATTTCAGTCACCCGTCTTATtgagattctagggttttataCACTTCTGtccagagagagagggagacatGAAGCTTCTGAGATTTCAGGATAGTGGAAGGCTATGTTTCTGAAGTGCGTAAATAGTGATTTCTCAACTTCTTTTTTTCGTCTAAGACTGTTTCAGAAATGGGTTTTATCGGGAATGTGCTTTTAGCTTTCTGGTGTGTTTTTGGTGCAAAAATGGACCCGAAACTGTGTTTTTTTGGCGCAGAACTCGTGGTTTTCTGAAAGAACTAgtgtttaaaataaatttttaattcttttctGTTATTCGCCAAAATGCTAGATCTGCAGGCGTCCTCTGATTTCTTAGGGTTTGTAATATATGTATTTGGGGTAAAGGAGGTTTTGGCTTGTACTGTTTCTTACCTGAACTTTTTCTCATTTCAGGGAAAAGAGAAGGCATTAAGCATTATTCCTTATTCCATTATTCCTGGAATAAGGAAGCTGGTCTGGTTCTGTAAAGAGGCCTTTGGTGTGTGATTTTTGGGGTCCAAGAAgtgttgtgaacttgtgacttgTGATTCCTCTCTGTGCTTCAGAAGGAAGCAacccatattttaatttatttgaaCACTGTATAGAacgggaagaaaaaaaagttaatttTAGACATACCCAGAAGTGTAGATGGATATCTTCAAAGTAAAAAGGTTTAGAAAAGCTCATAAACCGAATCCAGAGAAAGATCTGGAGGATAAACCGGTGCCACCACCTGAGGAACCTGCTAGGAACGAAAATGGAGGTAACTTGACTAAATCAGATAAGGCCGATCCTGTCGTCGAAACtgaggatgaggatgatgatggtgagGATGATGACTTCATAACTAATGAGGTGAAGAGGCGGCTGAAAGAGTTGAGAAGGAACAGCTTTATGGTTTTGATACCGGAAGAATCATGcccagaagaaggggaagaggaagaagaagaggagacgaCTTCGAGCGAGTGGAGGGACACAGAAGTGGTGGAAAATTGTCACACATGGTGGGATTTCAGCACAATGTACGAAAAATATTGCGAGAGGATGTTGTTCTTTGATCGAATGAGTGCTCAGCAGTTGCAGGAAGCAGGTGAAAGAGCTAAGCTTCTTTTAACTCAGAGCACATTGAGTGTTTTGTGTTATCATCCATTTTTTTGATTTAGTTATGTGCTCATAGGGGCTACCCTTTAAAGTTCACACTTTCAGACTGTAGATTTTCATCATCTAAGGTTAAAAATTTGTTACCCAACACCAAAAGGTTGGGGAGGGGggatttgaatttgtttttaCTTGAAGAATTTGCTGTGTTTAGGGTTCCCCAATTGAGGAAGTAAAGGGTAGAACTGTTATTAAGATCTGAGCTTTGAGTCATATACTAAAAACGTTCAACGTTCACATGGCGATTGAGCCCAAACAAGAATAGCTCTGGATTGCTAGAAAGTATAGACTAGAACGGCTTCTTTGTATTGGGCCCTCGTTGAATATAAAACTCAACTAACGATGGGCTTCCTAGTGGTCTATCATCGGGTGCCTTAAATATCTCTTCCCATATTTCTGGAAAGTTGCTTCGGCCCAGTTGTACTATCTTCTCTCTCACATTTCAAGAGATAGACTAAAGTTTTTTTGAAAGTTCAGTCAATCCAACCCTCAGTTTCAGTTGGTAGGACAACAACTTGAAGGATCATACCCCCTGAACTGTATTAGTAGTGTATGTATAAATCTTTGTATTAGTCATTCATTTATAGGAAAATGTTCAGTGCTACAATACAATAGCCAACTCAGAGTCTTAGGATTATCAAATTTATAGAcatgtttttgagttttttcttgCCTGTCCAAGTTGTGCATGGTGGCATTAGTCCAAGCTTTTGCTTGATTCATAGACAAACCTTCCCTTATTGATTCTAGGAAAGCTTCCCAGCTTCTCTACTGTTTGAATCTACGACTTGATAATTGAGCTTCACAATTTCTCTGTTGGCTGGTTTATGTTGAAAAAAGATTGCCACAACATCTAATGTTTTATTGTGTCACAGGATGTGCAGTTCCTAACAACCCATCACCAAGGTCTGCATCTAAGAAGCTGGTATCTACCCTTCGTAGCCTCTCTTTTAAGAAACGGGAAGAGCCTCAAGATGAGAGTGAACACTTGCAGCAGAGGCAAGGTGACCCATACCAGGATCTTGAAACAGCATATGTAGCACATGTTTGTTTGACTTGGGAAGCGCTTCATTGTCAGTACACACAACTAAGCCAGAAAATCCTGACCCATCCTGAAAGTCCTACCTGTTACAACCATGCTGCTCAGCAATTTCAGCAATTCCATGTCTTATTACAAAGATTCATTGAAAATGAGCCCTTTGAGCAGGGTGCCAGGGTGAATATTTATACACGAACAAGAAATTCCATGCCCAAGTTACTTCAGGCTCCAGGTATTCAAGGTAAATATTGTTATGGCTTGCTTCACTTCCTTATTAAAATTTGAGTACTCTCCTTTTCAGTGTCAAGGTCATCCTAGCATCTAGAAATGAAGtactgttttttaatttttgctaAAAATATGGAAACTCTTCTCAGAGAAAAAAGTGCATTTTGCATTAGTGTACTGTAAAATGGTTCTTTCTGCTACCATAAAATGATTTGTTTTGTCAGCATAGTAAATTCGCATAAAATATGCAATGATATGCGCACAAACGGTATTCTTGGAAATATATATCCGATGTCTTTCCTACATCATTCCTGTATTAAACAtatttttgatttcataagctataacaatatataataatatatatatatatatatatatattccaatGAGTAATATCATATAAATAAGCGAAATTTCTTTTCATAAATTCCTCTTTATGAAAGTCACCCCAGTCTGTCATATACATATTTATCATGTTTATGAAATGTTTCAGGCTCAGACCAGAACAAAGAGGAAGAAGCTGATTCACTGGTCCTTGCCTCTGACCTAATTAGAATAATTGAGGATTCAATCCTTACCTTCCGCCTTTTCTTGAAGATGGACAAGAAAAAACCTGGTAGTGTTCTGAATCTATTTGGAGGCCAAAACCAGATTGCAAGCCCACTTCAACAGATTCTATCTTTTCTCGAGAAGGTAAGTTTCAATGACATAACTTGGCTTCATCGTACCTTTCTGGGTTATAATTTCAATCACCAAGCTATTTCATTTACTTTTCCCCTACAGGGGTAGTAGTTATCAGCCTCAAATAGTTGGGATAAAGATTTGATTATGAATTATTCATGCAATGAAGTAATCCCTGTCATTTTGTTACACTTTATTGGTAGAATTCCATGTTACAATTTAATTATTACTTCTGTTTTCTGATTCTTGATGCTTGGTTGTgcatataaaaatatttttttacctCGTGGGGAAAATCCTTTATCTGATTGAGTTGTAAATTGCAAATGGATTGGAAATTttaggattcatttggttgtcTTGAATGAGTGAAAGGAAGATATAGGGTGGCTCCCACATTGttaagagggaagaaaaagaagaaaaaagggaagctTTCCTTCCAGGTAACTAACAAACTAGAAAGTAGTGGTCACAGTGTGGTTATCAGGTTTCTTCACTTTTATTTTTACTTCGCTCACTCTTTAAGCAACCAACCAAAGTCTCGGGCTATGTTTGCTAGCCCAGCAAGTGAAGGAAAGTTACAGATTCAGTGAAACCTGAAAAACTTCCCATGAATGGTAGTTCTAGATGTTTTTGGTTGGCATTGGTGGGAAACTCTCAAGATTTGCAATccccatctcccccccccccccaaaaaaaaaaaaaatcttttgcaTAATGCAACTAAAGAGACAGATTTTAGTCCATGGTTGACTGAATAGGGAAAAGGGAATAGTATTGCAAAAGTATCTTTTACCTTTTGCATTTTCCATGTCTTTGGTTCGAGGAAATGTGTATGCCTCTATGCATGTGACAAGTGaagctcctttttttttacttgaatattacctgggacccgggccagcccctaaaaTTTTACTAATATCccaaaaagaatgaaagaatacaaggggggacataccaccttacccctaaccCAAGAGGcaagaaataaacaaaagaacCTGGAAACTACATTCTGAGAACAGGAAAACCAGCCGTGTCTTCCCAAAGGATACGCTGAAACTCTCCCTGTGGCAGATTGTCTTGCCTGAAAGTGGTGGAAGACCCTGCATCACAGGCTCGATTAGCCTACCAATCAGCAGTCCTATTACTTTCCTTATACGCAAAAGAAATACAAGGCTTGACCAAACCAATCAGCTCGAAGATTTCCTGAAACCAATACCATCCCCTCCATAAGTTACACCTCTTTAAGCTAACCATGCTcacagtggaaaatgaatcaGAGTTAATCACAACATCAGAAAGGCCTAATCACAACACAATTTCAAACCGTCTCTCAATGCTCGTAGTTCTGCAATTGAGTTCGTGCAAGCACTCTAGAAGCTAGAGAAGGCCGCCAAAACAAACCCCTCCTTGTTCCTTATAATTCCTCCCCCCCACCTACACCTGGGTTCCCTATGCACGCACCATCCACATTCAATTTTACAGAACTACGAGCATTGGGAGGATATTGAGCAGTTAATTGCCGTCTCCTGTTTTTTGTCATCCAATCAAACAGTTTAGTCTCCATTGGTTGCTCAACAAGTTAAAAGTGAGGGAACCAAATGTGGGGGAATGTAGATTGAAGTGAAGGCTATATTTGGGCTGTGTATGGCAACGTTTCTATTCCAAATCACTTTTTTGTTGTTCTGTTAATTGGAATGCTTCTGTACAAAAAAGTGTTGTGGGCTAGAATTGGAAAAAACATTTCTGCCACTAAAAAAGAACAGGAACATGTATGGATTGCAAATTAACAGAAGTGGTGGCAGTGGAAGAGGAGGTGATGGTGGTGCTAATGGGGAAAGGGAGAGAGTCGGATTTATTGGGCTGGTTTTGTTACAAATTTGTGTTTCTATGTTttaaacaacaaacaacaacaacaacaaactcaaccttatcccaacttaatggggtcggcgacatggatccaaacaaaacagagTAGGGAAAACAAAGttctaattaaattaaaaagggaaagaaaggatGGGATAGTAAAGAtggggccaaaaaaaaaaaaaaccagtttaAATCTGTTTCTCCAGTGACGAAGAAATTTGTGTTTTTTACCCAGTTCATTCCAGTAAAGCACAAAATCAGACTGAACGTCACATACATGTTCTATTCccaaaaatacataaaaacaccagaattgtttttttttttaaacattgcCATACCCACCCTTGGTTCTTGGAAATTTGTGCTATGTTTAGTTGGTTGTCCAACAAGTTAAagaaagtgtgagccccatatGTTTGGAAAAGTGAAAGAAATTTGTTTAAAAGAAATGATTGTTGATAAATTACCATAGtttgtaaccttttttttttttttttttctctttggtttGAAGTACAAATGTACATATTGACCACAAGGGATGGAGATGGATGACAAAGGTGGGGCCTACACACTTTTCattgtattttccaaaattggttGCTATTTGGAAGATTTTGTTAGGGAATaaaacgggggggggggggaggtggggggGTCACAAATAGGGGATAGGGAAAGTGGGTTACATAAAGTAAATTTGAAAAAAGTGAGACACGAGATGTGGATGGTGGGActgttggattatatgggctagaataccgtggggggtattctagacttt
This window harbors:
- the LOC122662520 gene encoding uncharacterized protein LOC122662520 isoform X2; this translates as MDIFKVKRFRKAHKPNPEKDLEDKPVPPPEEPARNENGGNLTKSDKADPVVETEDEDDDGEDDDFITNEVKRRLKELRRNSFMVLIPEESCPEEGEEEEEEETTSSEWRDTEVVENCHTWWDFSTMYEKYCERMLFFDRMSAQQLQEAGCAVPNNPSPRSASKKLVSTLRSLSFKKREEPQDESEHLQQRQGDPYQDLETAYVAHVCLTWEALHCQYTQLSQKILTHPESPTCYNHAAQQFQQFHVLLQRFIENEPFEQGARVNIYTRTRNSMPKLLQAPGIQGSDQNKEEEADSLVLASDLIRIIEDSILTFRLFLKMDKKKPGSVLNLFGGQNQIASPLQQILSFLEKKEMKLKELHKKKGGKKKSWPTTLEGVELFFGLVDIKVIARVLRMVRITKEQLIWCEEKMNKLDILEGKLRRDSSPLLFPC
- the LOC122662520 gene encoding uncharacterized protein LOC122662520 isoform X1; translated protein: MDIFKVKRFRKAHKPNPEKDLEDKPVPPPEEPARNENGGNLTKSDKADPVVETEDEDDDGEDDDFITNEVKRRLKELRRNSFMVLIPEESCPEEGEEEEEEETTSSEWRDTEVVENCHTWWDFSTMYEKYCERMLFFDRMSAQQLQEAVTGCAVPNNPSPRSASKKLVSTLRSLSFKKREEPQDESEHLQQRQGDPYQDLETAYVAHVCLTWEALHCQYTQLSQKILTHPESPTCYNHAAQQFQQFHVLLQRFIENEPFEQGARVNIYTRTRNSMPKLLQAPGIQGSDQNKEEEADSLVLASDLIRIIEDSILTFRLFLKMDKKKPGSVLNLFGGQNQIASPLQQILSFLEKKEMKLKELHKKKGGKKKSWPTTLEGVELFFGLVDIKVIARVLRMVRITKEQLIWCEEKMNKLDILEGKLRRDSSPLLFPC